The Setaria italica strain Yugu1 chromosome IX, Setaria_italica_v2.0, whole genome shotgun sequence genome has a window encoding:
- the LOC101776730 gene encoding uncharacterized protein LOC101776730, producing MARRAALLLLLLLVGPLYLAAPAPALAASGTIVFTTLGRSRYAFDIFALPLTPLSSSSSSPAAEVRLTDGASVNYNGNFAPSSDSLLFVSERNGTLNLYAFPVPSASGSGARREALEVPEAAAALPSPLLPWDPIALKDRPSLTPDGAHLVYVSTAEPAEAPRRSWAAVYNTHLPSGATRRLTPRGVADFSPAVSPSGEWTAAASPGPDGWGGEVEDLNTDIYVFRTSDGSRRTLAIRDGGWPTWADETTLFFHRRDSDGWYGVYRAKISFAGGAGVSAASVERVTPPGFHAFTPAASPGAPGLVAVATRRPGSDYRHIEVIDVSGGGGANAYFEVTRPVAPRVHHFNPFISPDGERVAYHRCRGSGNGDSPLLLENIKSPAPDTFSLFRIDGSYPSFSHDGKRIAFVGLPGLFVVNADGSGGRRQILSGEAFPTAWDWKRKGVIYTSIGPTFASERTEVDVIAVSLGDDDDDSSISIKKLTTGSENNAFPSPSPDGKWVVFRSGRSGHKNLYIMDAEDGEAGGIHRLTEGPWSDTMCNWSPDGEWIAFSSDRHNPGGGSFAIYMIHPNGTGLRRVVHSADGGRTNHPWFSPDSKTLVFTSDYAAVSAEPISNPHHYQPYGEIFTVNIDGTGIRRLTHNSFEDGTPSWTPYYLEPEDVGETLQASGTCKFRDCHWLTVDAKPDGLMCGKHG from the coding sequence AtggctcgccgcgccgccctgctgctgctcctcctcctcgtgggGCCACTCTACCTCGCCGCGCCCGCtcccgcgctcgccgcctccggcaCCATCGTCTTCACCACGCTGGGCCGCAGCCGCTACGCCTTCGACATCTTCGCGCTCCCGCTCACcccgctctcctcctcctcctcctcccccgccgctgaGGTCCGCCTCACCGACGGCGCCTCCGTCAACTACAACGGCAACTTCGCGCCGTCCTCGGACTCCCTCCTCTTCGTCTCCGAGCGCAACGGCACCCTCAACCTCTACGCCTTCCCGgtcccctccgcctccggctccggcgcccgCCGCGAGGCGCTCGAGGTGcccgaggcggcggcagcgctccCCTCGCCGCTGCTCCCGTGGGACCCCATCGCGCTCAAGGACCGCCCGTCGCTGACCCCCGACGGCGCCCACCTCGTGTACGTCTCCACCGCCGAGCCCGCGGAGGCCCCGCGCCGGAGCTGGGCGGCCGTCTACAACACGCACCTGCCCTCGGGAGCCACGCGCCGTCTCACCCCGCGCGGCGTCGCCGACTTCAGCCCCGCCGTGTCGCCGTCCGGGGAGTGGACGGCCGCCGCGTCACCCGGACCGGACGGGTGGGGTGGCGAGGTGGAGGACCTCAACACCGACATCTACGTCTTCCGGACGTCCGACGGGTCGCGGAGGACGCTGGCCATCCGCGACGGCGGCTGGCCGACCTGGGCCGACGAGACCACCCTCTTCTTCCACCGCCGGGATAGCGACGGCTGGTACGGCGTGTACCGCGCCAAGATCTCGttcgcgggcggcgccggggtcTCGGCGGCGTCCGTCGAGCGCGTCACCCCGCCGGGGTTCCACGCCTTCACCCCGGCCGCGTCGCCCGGCGCGCCGGGGCTCGTGGCGGTGGCCACCAGGCGCCCGGGCTCGGACTACCGCCACATCGAGGTCATCGacgtgagcggcggcggcggcgcgaacgCCTACTTCGAGGTGACCCGGCCCGTGGCGCCGCGCGTGCACCACTTCAACCCGTTCATCTCGCCGGACGGCGAGCGCGTTGCGTACCACCGGTGCCGGGGGAGCGGGAACGGGGACTCGCCTCTGCTGCTGGAGAACATCAAGAGCCCCGCGCCGGACACGTTCTCGCTGTTCAGGATCGACGGGTCGTACCCCTCGTTCTCGCACGACGGCAAGAGGATCGCCTTTGTCGGATTGCCGGGGCTGTTCGTGGTCAACGCGGACGGCTCCGGTGGACGCCGGCAAATCCTCTCTGGCGAGGCCTTCCCCACGGCATGGGACTGGAAGAGGAAGGGGGTCATCTACACCAGCATCGGGCCAACCTTCGCGAGCGAGAGGACTGAGGTGGACGTGATCGCCGTGTCTCTTggcgatgacgatgacgacTCCAGCATCTCGATCAAGAAGCTCACCACGGGCAGCGAGAACAACGCGTTCCCGTCCCCCTCGCCGGACGGCAAGTGGGTGGTGTTCCGGTCGGGGAGGTCCGGGCACAAGAACCTCTACATCATGGACGCCGAggacggcgaggccggcggcatCCACCGCCTGACCGAGGGGCCCTGGTCCGACACCATGTGCAACTGGTCCCCGGACGGCGAGTGGATTGCGTTCTCCTCCGACCGGCACaaccccggcggcggcagcttcgCCATCTACATGATCCACCCCAACGGCACCGGCCTGCGCCGGGTCGTGCACAGTGCCGACGGCGGCCGCACCAACCACCCCTGGTTCAGCCCGGACTCCAAGACGCTGGTGTTCACGTCGGACTACGCCGCCGTGTCCGCGGAGCCCATCTCGAACCCGCACCACTACCAGCCCTACGGTGAGATCTTCACCGTCAACATCGACGGGACGGGGATCCGGCGGCTCACGCACAACTCGTTCGAGGACGGGACGCCGTCGTGGACACCGTACTACCTGGAGCCGGAGGACGTCGGCGAGACGCTGCAGGCCTCCGGGACGTGCAAGTTCCGGGATTGCCACTGGCTCACCGTCGATGCCAAGCCAGATGGCCTCATGTGTGGCAAGCACGGCTAA
- the LOC101762310 gene encoding pentatricopeptide repeat-containing protein At3g13880 codes for MSAAAAPRSMLPQRQRWPPDHRLPDHRAHPNQTPPPPRPRPPEPSPRRARRRLAPLEPSVYAGLLRCASRTRSLALARLAHSHMVRAGYRPGLFLRNNLLAAYTRCGDMLYARLLFDGMPRRDAVSWNTLIAGYSSQGSPRLALCAFRDARRDGGVAVDRFTYATVLAACGGVRDGRSGRAAHGLAVVSGVARTAFVTNSVIDMYAKCGMIDEVRLVFDRAQERDEVSWNLLLSAYVRMGWPEVAVNVLVWMHRSGVKLDAFALGGILKACSELEDSEDVRMMLHGCVIKVGLDLDYFVGSAMVDMYAKNGGLEEAIKVFDCIPGQNVVIYNAMIAGFARLGNEPCTETRIEAVRLYANLLQRRIRPSKFTFKSVLEVCNLTNAVRCGRQIHAHVILSGFQDDEFIGNALINLYAKARLVDDSLRCFNSTPKREIFTWTSMITAFVHDEHPDKALDLFKELRYLEKEPDQFTMSTVMTACAALSVPITCEQIHCYAVKSGFDQFTCCGNSQIEMYRCAGDLKAANKSFETISCLDTFSWSQMILSYAVHGHEREALLLFKKMEDCGVMKNEFAFLAVLVACSHQRLINEGFRHYESMVSDYGFVGDVKHIACMVDLLGHAGKVADAEDFIMGSGLENDAVLWHALLRACRIHGDKDRGIKIGEKLIMLEPCAASSYVMLYNLYMDAGKISLAMRTRGQMRERGMTKEAGISWAEFGGSIHQFVDGDNSCSQKAETFTRLEELLVSVKQKTQHFGMNVWEMGFQARKVGENSISKHGELLAVAHGLTTLPNSAPVRVMKNQNMSWESHETLKLLSEGENREIIIRDPARFHHFSQGSCSCRDYW; via the exons ATgagcgccgccgcagcgccgcgCTCGATGCTGCCGCAGAGACAGAGGTGGCCGCCGGACCATCGTCTCCCAGACCATCGCGCGCATCCCAACCAaaccccgcctccgcctcgtccgcgCCCGCCTGAACCTtcaccgcgccgcgcccgccgtcgccTCGCGCCCCTGGAGCCGTCGGTCTACGCGGGCCTCCTCCGGTGCGCGTCGCGAACCCGGTCGCTGGCGCTGGCCAGGCTCGCGCACTCCCACATGGTCCGCGCCGGCTACCGGCCGGGCCTGTTCCTGCGCAACAACCTGCTCGCCGCCTACACCCGCTGCGGCGACATGCTGTACGCGCGCCTCCTGTTCGACGGAATGCCGCGCCGGGACGCCGTCTCCTGGAACACGCTCATCGCAGGGTACTCCAGCCAGGGCTCCCCGCGCCTGGCGCTCTGCGCGTTCCGCGACGCGCGGCGGGATGGAGGCGTCGCCGTGGATAGGTTCACCTACGCCACGGTGCTGGCCGCGTGTGGTGGCGTGAGGGACGGGAGGAGCGGACGGGCTGCGCACGGGCTGGCCGTGGTGAGCGGGGTTGCGCGGACTGCGTTCGTGACCAACTCGGTGATCGACATGTACGCCAAGTGCGGGATGATTGATGAGGTGAGGCTGGTGTTTGATCGGGCGCAGGAGCGGGATGAGGTTTCGTGGAACCTGCTGCTGTCGGCGTACGTGCGGATGGGGTGGCCTGAGGTAGCGGTAAATGTGCTTGTCTGGATGCACCGGTCAGGGGTGAAGCTGGATGCTTTCGCTTTGGGTGGGATCCTGAAGGCTTGCTCTGAGCTCGAGGATTCGGAGGATGTTCGCATGATGTTGCATGGTTGTGTGATTAAGGTTGGTTTGGACTTGGATTATTTCGTAGGGAGTGCAATGGTGGACATGTACGCAAAGAACGGTGGGTTGGAGGAGGCCATCAAGGTGTTTGATTGCATTCCGGGCCAGAATGTGGTGATTTACAATGCCATGATAGCAGGGTTTGCTAGGTTAGGTAATGAGCCGTGCACTGAGACTAGAATTGAAGCGGTCAGGCTTTATGCAAACTTGCTCCAGAGGAGGATAAGACCCTCCAAGTTTACGTTCAAGAGTGTGCTTGAAGTCTGCAATTTGACCAATGCGGTGCGATGTGGGAGGCAGATACATGCCCATGTTATCCTTAGTGGGTTTCAAGATGACGAGTTCATTGGAAATGCATTGATTAATCTGTATGCAAAAGCACGGTTAGTTGATGATAGTCTGAGATGCTTCAACAGTACTCCCAAGCGAGAGATTTTTACATGGACATCTATGATTACAGCATTTGTGCACGATGAGCATCCTGATAAGGCTCTAGACTTGTTCAAAGAGCTTCGTTACCTGGAAAAGGAGCCAGACCAATTCACCATGTCAACTGTGATGACTGCCTGTGCTGCTTTGAGTGTACCAATAACATGTGAGCAGATACATTGTTATGCAGTCAAATCTGGATTCGATCAGTTTACTTGTTGTGGCAATTCTCAGATTGAGATGTATAGGTGTGCAGGTGATCTTAAGGCTGCAAACAAGTCATTCGAGACAATATCATGTCTGGATACATTCTCATGGTCTCAGATGATCTTGAGCTATGCAGTGCATGGCCATGAAAGAGAGGCTCTACTGCTCTTCAAGAAAATGGAGGATTGTGGTGTCATGAAAAATGAGTTTGCATTTCTTGCTGTTCTTGTTGCTTGCAGCCATCAGAGACTGATCAATGAAGGTTTCAG GCATTATGAGAGCATGGTGTCAGATTATGGCTTTGTCGGGGATGTGAAGCATATAGCTTGCATGGTTGACCTCCTAGGCCATGCTGGGAAGGTGGCTGACGCTGAAGATTTCATAATGGGGTCTGGATTAGAAAATGATGCAGTACTTTGGCATGCACTATTGCGTGCCTGCAGAATCCATGGGGACAAAGATAGGGGTATAAAAATAGGGGAGAAACTAATAATGCTCGAGCCTTGTGCTGCCAGTTCCTATGTCATGCTGTACAACCTGTACATGGATGCTGGCAAAATCTCACTTGCTATGAGGACAAGAGGTCAGATGAGAGAGCGAGGAATGACTAAGGAGGCTGGGATTAGTTGGGCCGAGTTTGGAGGATCCATACATCAATTTGTTGATGGAGATAATTCTTGCTCACAGAAAGCTGAAACTTTCACAAGATTGGAAGAGTTGTTGGTCAGTGTGAAACAAAAGACACAGCATTTCGGAATGAATGTTTGGGAGATGGGATTCCAAGCCAGAAAGGTCGGTGAGAACTCAATCAGCAAACATGGTGAATTGTTAGCGGTGGCTCATGGGCTGACTACTTTGCCAAACTCTGCTCCTGTAAGAGTTATGAAGAACCAAAACATGTCCTGGGAAAGCCACGAGACGCTGAAATTGCTATCCGAAGGTGAAAACAGGGAAATCATTATCAGAGATCCAGCTCGCTTTCATCATTTTAGTCAAGGTTCATGCTCTTGTCGAGACTACTGGTAA
- the LOC101762713 gene encoding uncharacterized protein LOC101762713: MSLIATADPSRVAAISGRVHGGYHVLKIDGHSRTLGTRRCFESCPFRAGEHTWLIRYYPMGNVPANTDFISIFLVLVDTAAGEEGVLAQVTFSLLDQDQKPVPSYSFVTTAAYNFSQLGSNIGCPKFVGREELEGSGLVKDDCFAVRVDVHLVMSRNKESTVLGPSPSPVLKARSRVFKAQLLVAPPLKAVVEIDDMEPRVFKALLTFIYTDTWPKTMTEQDDDEEEEEFAMARGLLVASDRARAQQG, encoded by the exons ATGTCGCTCATCGCCACCGCCGACCCGTCGCGCGTAGCCGCCATCAGCGGCCGAGTGCACGGAGGCTACCACGTTCTCAAGATCGATGGCCACTCCAGAACCCTAGGCACCCGGCGGTGCTTCGAATCATGTCCGTTCCGTGCCGGAGAACACACCTGGCTCATCCGCTACTACCCCATGGGAAACGTCCCCGCAAACACCGACTTCATCTCTATCTTTCTCGTCCTCGTcgacaccgccgccggcgaggagggtgTGCTCGCGCAGGTCACCTTCAGTTTGCTCGACCAAGACCAGAAGCCGGTGCCGTCCTACAGCTTTGTTACCACTGCCGCCTATAACTTTTCTCAGCTAGGGTCTAATATCGGATGCCCTAAGTTCGTGGGAAGGGAGGAGTTGGAGGGATCAGGGCTTGTCAAGGACGACTGCTTTGCTGTTAGGGTCGATGTGCATCTTGTCATGAGCAGGAATAAAGAATCCACGGTGCTTggaccgtcgccgtcgcctg TGCTCAAAGCAAGATCCCGGGTCTTCAAGGCGCAGCTCTTGGTGGCTCCGCCATTGAAGGCCGTCGTTGAGATAGATGACATGGAGCCAAGAGTGTTCAAGGCGCTGCTTACCTTCATCTACACGGATACCTGGCCAAAGACGATGACGGAGcaagacgacgacgaggaggaggaggagtttgCGATGGCTCGAGGTTTGCTTGTGGCCTCCGACAG GGCCAGGGCCCAGCAGGGTTAG
- the LOC101761488 gene encoding phospholipase D delta, whose product MGKGSAELEAAVLLHGDLDIRIVEAKCLPNMDIMSERMRRCFSSCGGGAGACSGDRPNAPPDGLRRGSRSAKKKIITSDPYVSVCLAGATVAQTRVIPNSENPRWEEHFRVEVAHAAARVEFHVKDNDVFGAQLIGVASVPVHKIAAGALISGWFPIEGHCSNSPRPAPELQFSIRYEPIEDNPLYKDGVGAGPRYSGVPNAYFPLRRGGRVTLYQDAHVADGNLPKIEIDGGRIYEHGKCWEDICHAIIQAHHLVYMVGWSIYHPVKLVREPTKPLPGGTPATLGDLLKGKVREGVRVVVLLWDDKTSHDKFLFKTDGVMHTHDEETRKFFSHSGVHCILVPRYASTKLSIFKQQVVGTLFTHHQKCVIVDSQAAGNNRKITAFIGGLDLCDGRYDTPEHRLFKDLDTIFKKDFHNPTFPVNSYGPRQPWHDLHCKVEGPAAYDILTNFEQRWRKATKWKVNLKKVASWHYDTLIKLNRMSWIVSPATGEANAHVCDEQDPENWHVQVFRSIDSGSIKGFPKLVQEAESQNLVCAKNLKIDRSIHSAYVKAIRSAQRFIYIENQYFIGSSFCWPSCKNAGADNLIPIELALKIASKIKAKERFAVYIVIPMWPEGIPTTAAMQQILFWQGQTMSMMYKIVADTLQSQDLFDAHPQDYLNFYCLGKRELADGDILSPKTLCNDTSPLHMAQKFRRFMIYVHSKGMVVDDEYVIIGSANINQRSMEGSRDTEIAMGAYQPHYKWAGNTCPPRGQVYGYRMSLWAEHLGTVEECFRRPETEECVRRVKEMAEENWHKYVSPDVEEETRGGGHLLRYPVQVGKDGQVGPVPGNEFFPDVGGKVLGAQSSSLPNALTTCVGSSLLGCVGGVCCSSGFLVPNVVGNIWKKRNRQIFYNKSMRPDQVF is encoded by the exons ATGGGCAAGGGCTCGGCGGAGCTCGAAGCCGCCGTGCTGCTGCACGGCGACCTGGACATCCGCATCGTGGAGGCCAAATGCCTCCCCAACATGGACATCATGTCGGAGCGGATGCGCCGGTGCTTCAgttcctgcggcggcggcgcgggggcgtgCAGCGGGGACCGCCCCAACGCCCCCCCCGACGGCCTCCGCCGGGGCAGCAGGTcggcgaagaagaagatcatCACCAGCGACCCCTACGTGTCCGTctgcctcgccggcgccacggTCGCGCAGACCCGCGTGATCCCCAACTCGGAGAACCCCCGGTGGGAGGAGCACTTCCGCGTCGAGgtcgcgcacgccgccgcccgcgttGAGTTCCACGTCAAGGACAACGACGTCTTCGGCGCGCAGCTCATCGGCGTCGCCTCCGTGCCCGTCCACAAGATCGCCGCCGGTGCGCTCATCAGCGGCTGGTTCCCCATCGAGGGGCACTGCAGCAACTCTCCGAGACCGGCGCCTGAGCTGCAGTTCTCAATCCGATACGAGCCGATTGAGGACAACCCGTTGTACAAGGATGGGGTGGGCGCCGGCCCTCGGTACTCCGGCGTGCCCAACGCCTACTTCCCTCTCCGGCGAGGTGGCCGTGTTACTCTCTATCAGGATGCCCATGTGGCCGATGGTAATCTGCCCAAGATTGAGATAGATGGTGGCAGGATCTACGAGCATGGCAAGTGTTGGGAGGACATTTGCCACGCCATTATCCAAGCTCACCATCTGGTTTATATGGTCGGCTGGTCCATTTACCACCCTGTCAAGCTTGTGAGGGAGCCTACCAAGCCATTGCCCGGTGGAACGCCGGCAACGCTCGGGGACCTCCTCAAGGGGAAGGTTCGTGAGGGAGTCCGCGTTGTAGTGTTGCTTTGGGATGACAAGACGTCGCACGACAAATTCCTTTTCAAAACG GATGGTGTCATGCATACACATGACGAGGAAACTAGAAAATTTTTCAGTCATTCAGGAGTACACTGTATATTGGTTCCTCGTTATGCCAGCACAAAACTTAGCATTTTCAAGCAGCAG GTTGTTGGGACTTTATTTACACATCATCAGAAATGTGTGATTGTCGATTCACAAGCAGCTGGAAATAATCGCAAAATAACTGCTTTCATTGGTGGTCTTGACTTGTGTGATGGCAGATATGATACACCTGAACATAGGCTTTTCAAAGACCTTGATACCATTTTCAAGAAGGACTTTCATAATCCAACGTTTCCA GTTAATTCCTATGGACCAAGACAACCATGGCATGATTTACATTGCAAAGTTGAGGGTCCTGCAGCCTATGACATACTGACAAACTTTGAACAGCGATGGAGAAAAGCTACAAAATGGAAAGTTAACCTTAAGAAAGTTGCCAGTTGGCATTATGACACATTGATAAAACTAAACCGGATGTCATGGATTGTTTCACCAGCTACAGGTGAAGCGAACGCGCATGTTTGTGACGAACAGGACCCAGAAAACTGGCATGTACAG GTTTTCAGGTCAATTGATTCAGGATCCATAAAGGGATTTCCTAAGCTTGTTCAGGAGGCAGAATCACAG AATCTTGTTTGTgcaaagaatttaaagattgacAGGAGCATACATAGTGCTTATGTGAAAGCCATCAGATCTGCACAGCGGTTTATATACATTGAGAACCAGTATTTCATCGGGTCTTCATTCTGCTGGCCTTCATGTAAAAATGCAG GTGCGGATAATTTAATACCCATCGAGCTGGCCTTGAAGATCGCAAGCAAGATCAAGGCAAAGGAGCGATTTGCAGTGTACATTGTCATACCAATGTGGCCTGAAGGGATCCCAACCACGGCTGCCATGCAGCAAATCCTCTTTTGGCAG GGGCAAACCATGTCTATGATGTACAAGATTGTCGCGGATACTCTTCAGAGCCAGGATCTCTTTGATGCCCATCCGCAAGACTACCTGAATTTCTACTGCCTCGGCAAACGTGAGCTTGCCGACGGTGACATCTTGTCTCCGAAGACCTTATGCAACGACACCTCTCCTCTG CACATGGCTCAGAAGTTCCGGAGGTTCATGATCTACGTGCACTCCAAAGGGATGGTCGTCGACGACGAGTACGTCATCATCGGATCAGCCAACATAAACCAGAGGTCCATGGAAGGCTCCAGGGACACCGAGATCGCAATGGGCGCGTACCAGCCGCACTACAAGTGGGCTGGAAACACATGCCCTCCTCGCGGGCAG GTGTACGGGTATAGGATGTCGCTGTGGGCGGAGCACCTGGGCACGGTGGAGGAGTGCTTCCGGCGGCCGGAGACGGAGGAGTGCGTGCGGCGGGTGAAGGAGATGGCGGAGGAGAACTGGCACAAGTACGTGTcgccggacgtggaggaggagaCGAGGGGTGGTGGCCACCTGCTGAGGTACCCTGTCCAGGTAGGGAAGGACGGGCAGGTGGGGCCGGTGCCGGGGAACGAGTTCTTCCCGGACGTCGGCGGCAAGGTCCTCGGCGCGCAGTCGTCGTCGCTGCCCAATGCCCTCACCACGTGCGTAGGCTCGTCTCTTCTTGGTTGTGTTGGTGGCGTGTGTTGTAGCTCTGGTTTCTTGGTGCCAAATGTTGTGGGTAACATTTGGAAGAAAAGAAATCGCCAGATTTTTTACAACAAATCAATGCGACCGGATCAGGTTTTCTAA
- the LOC101776326 gene encoding BTB/POZ domain-containing protein At2g13690, with amino-acid sequence MADSTHHTIRRAAARPRGWCCSFSGVPDSPEHRALPSAAGGGVVPKLPPPPKSPLAPSFQSSPSSKLAGLIDPRRILSPGRVSPIDSEGSPVVAAAEAEEEPPLPRDQAAAAAPFVAVREDEEEGGGGLDLRLSLRGRDGRCVVMELDSAVLRESSAFFADMVPGASGGGGKRIEVDGVDNLEAFKEAVELMFEPDAMRWLARAGVPRAIGVLEVSSSIMFDRGIEACLNYIEAVPWNENEEEKLKRVFGRCTFDESVCKDVLARLQQQCRSSSEDLTVQLVESVTSGTNNGARKELQSLVSGLLSKSSVYHKDLSGLNKGSLYQICRSCLRSLVELFVEDSGPVEDAGQAITVSDSKPMIERVSKQTENLNWLFDILVNNDMAEEFVECWANQDELIRMHEEASPMFRYELSRISASVFIALGKGRIQCPSDMRSQLFYGWFRPMLMDFGWLQRCSKGLDVRILEEHLGQALLTLPLQHQQSLFEEWFRCFASRGTECPNLSRAFQVWWRRSFVRSSVEVRR; translated from the exons ATGGCGGACTCCACGCACCACACCAtccgccgcgcggcggcgcggccccgcGGCTGGTGCTGCTCGTTCTCCGGCGTCCCGGACAGCCCCGAGCACCGCGCGCTCCCGTCCGCCGCGGGAGGCGGCGTTGTCccgaagctgccgccgccgcccaagtccCCGCTGGCGCCGTCGTTCCAGAGCTCGCCGTCGTCCAAGCTCGCGGGCCTCATCGACCCGCGCAGGATCCTCTCGCCGGGGCGCGTGTCCCCGATAGACTCCGAGGGCTCTCCGGTCGtggcggccgcggaggcggaggaggagccgccgcTCCCGAGGGAccaggccgcggcggcggcaccgttCGTGGCGGTgcgggaggacgaggaggagggagggggcgggctGGATCTGAGGCTGTCCCTGCGCGGGAGGGACGGGAGGTGCGTCGTTATGGAGCTCGACTCCGCCGTGCTGCGCGAGAGCAGCGCCTTCTTCGCCGACATGGTGCCGGGCGCCTCCGGAGGAGGGGGCAAGAGGATCGAGGTGGATGGGGTGGACAACCTGGAGGCCTTCAAGGAGGCCGTGGAGCTCATGTTCGAGCCCGACGCCATGCGCTGGCTCGCCAGGGCCGGCGTGCCACGGGCAATTGGTGTGCTCGAG GTTTCCTCCTCTATTATGTTTGACAGAGGAATCGAAGCATGTTTGAACTACATTGAAGCAGTTCCATGGAATGAGAATGAGGAAGAGAAGCTAAAGCGTGTTTTTGGTAGATGCACTTTTGATGAATCGGTATGTAAAGATGTGCTGGCAAGATTGCAACAACAATGCAGAAGCAGCTCAGAGGATTTGACAGTGCAGCTCGTTGAATCTGTCACCAGTGGAACCAACAACGGTGCAAGGAAAGAGTTGCAATCCTTGGTCAGCGGTCTCCTAAGCAAAAGCTCAGTCTATCATAAGGACTTGTCTGGGCTAAACAAAGGGAGCCTTTATCAAATCTGTCGTTCTTGTTTGCGTTCACTGGTGGAACTTTTCGTGGAAGACTCAGGGCCAGTCGAGGATGCAGGCCAAGCTATCACAGTTTCAGATAGCAAGCCTATGATCGAAAGGGTCAGTAAGCAAACCGAGAATCTCAACTGGCTCTTTGACATCCTTGTAAACAATGATATGGCAGAAGAATTCGTTGAGTGTTGGGCTAACCAGGACGAACTCATCAGAATGCACGAGGAGGCATCACCGATGTTCAGATACGAGCTGAGCCGGATATCAGCGAGTGTGTTCATCGCTCTGGGGAAAGGGAGAATCCAATGCCCCAGCGATATGAGGAGCCAGTTGTTCTATGGATGGTTCAGGCCGATGCTAATGGACTTCGGCTGGCTCCAAAGGTGCTCCAAAGGCCTTGATGTCAGGATACTGGAGGAGCATCTAGGGCAAGCCCTACTCACCCTTCCTCTTCAGCATCAGCAAAGCTTATTCGAAGAATGGTTTCGGTGCTTTGCATCAAGAGGCACAGAATGCCCTAATCTCAGCAGAGCTTTCCAGGTCTGGTGGAGGAGGTCGTTTGTTAGATCATCTGTAGAGGTGCGTCGGTGA